CAGGCTGGCGAACGGCCGGGGTGGCATGGCGCCGATCCAGCGCTGTCCGCAGGGTTGTTGGCCGAGGGTGACCAGGCGAGCGCGGTGGCACGCGATCAGGGCGACCAGGGCGCCCAGGGCGCCGGTACCGCCGGGTTTGCCGCTGGCGCCATCGACCTGTCCGGCGCGCTGGGCGCCGCGGGGCTGTGGGCACCCGGGGCCGATGTGGCGGCGGCCCCCGCCACCGCCGTCGAGGTCACCGTCCAGACGCACTTCGACGACCCCGGCATGGCCGAGGAGGTGCTGCTGCACGTCGGGCAACTGGCGCGTGACGGCATTGGCGAAGCCAGCCTGCACCTGAACCCGGCCGAGATGGGGCCGATCCGGGTGCAGATCACCCTGGACGGCCGGCAGGCGCGCATCGACTTTGCCGCCACCCATGCCGCCACGCGCGAGTTGCTGGAGGCCAGCCTGCCGGCGCTGGCGCAGTCGCTGAGCAGCGACGGCCTGACCCTGGCGGGCAGCAGCGTGTCAGCCCCCCCTGACCCAGCGGCGGTGGCCGATGGGACCGGTTTCGCACCGGGCGGCGACTCGTCGTCGGCCTCTCGGCAGTCCGACGGCCGCCAGGCCGAAGACCGCGCACCGGCGCGCCCGGGCTCCGCGCCGTCGGCCACCCCCATGGCGGCCTCGGCAGGCGAAGTTGGCTTGCCCGGGCGCGCAGCCCCCCGAGCCGACATGCCCCGTGTCGGGCTGCGCGCACTCGACCTGTACGCCTGATCTTTCCGATCTGCGCCCGCGCCGGCGAGGTGCCAAGGCCCGGTCTGCCGGGCGTCTGCGGGCCTTTTCGCGCCTTCGGCTGCGGAGGGCTTCCGAATAATGGGCCTCAGACGCACCCCCTGGGCAGACCCTGCCCGGGCGGTGCCATCCGCAGCCCGGTGACGGGCCGCGGGCCGCTCACCCGCAGGAGTTCCCGATGTCCGCAGCTGCCGCAGCCCCGGCTGGCGATGCACCCGCCAAGAAGGGGTCGAAGAAACTGATCATCATCCTCGTTGCCGTGCTGCTGCTGGTGCTGATCGGCGGTGGGGCGGCCTTCTTCCTGATGAAGAAGAAGGCGGCCGAGGACGGTGGCGAGGAGGGCGACGCCGACGCCGGCCACGGCAAGGCGGCTGCGGCCCATGCCCCGGCGGCCAAGAAGCCCGAGCGCAAGCCAGGTCACCCGCCGACCTACGTGGCGCTGGACCCCTTCGTCGTCAACCTGGCCGACCGCGAGCAGGAGCGTTATGCCCAGATCGGCATCACGCTGGAGGTGGATGAGCCCAAGTTTGCCGACGAGATGAAGGGCTACATGCCGGCGATCCGCAACGGCATCCTGATGATCCTGTCGCACAAGACGGCGGCCGAACTGCTGGATCGCGAAGGCAAGGAAAAGCTCGCCGAAGAGGTGATGCGCGAAGCCGTGCGCCCGATGGGCATCGAGATCGA
The Sphaerotilus microaerophilus DNA segment above includes these coding regions:
- a CDS encoding flagellar basal body-associated FliL family protein, producing MSAAAAAPAGDAPAKKGSKKLIIILVAVLLLVLIGGGAAFFLMKKKAAEDGGEEGDADAGHGKAAAAHAPAAKKPERKPGHPPTYVALDPFVVNLADREQERYAQIGITLEVDEPKFADEMKGYMPAIRNGILMILSHKTAAELLDREGKEKLAEEVMREAVRPMGIEIDGEEEDPAPGKKKRKKVPVYNPVQHVHFSSFIIQ